A single Tenacibaculum sp. 190524A02b DNA region contains:
- a CDS encoding molybdenum cofactor biosynthesis protein MoaE, with product MSTISVEILSEKLNLQTCYDFVTDASCGGIAVFIGTVRNATSNKEVRQLDFSTYKPMAIKEMQKIAETAIRQFAIKKIAIHHAEGLLKIGDIPVIITVSAPHRKAAFDACQYAIDTLKETVPIWKKEYFTDGEVWVNAHP from the coding sequence ATGAGTACTATCTCTGTTGAAATATTATCTGAAAAATTAAACTTACAAACCTGTTATGATTTTGTAACTGATGCTTCTTGTGGAGGTATTGCTGTTTTTATAGGTACGGTAAGAAATGCTACTAGCAACAAAGAAGTTAGACAGTTAGACTTCTCTACTTACAAACCTATGGCAATCAAAGAAATGCAAAAAATAGCCGAAACAGCAATACGTCAATTTGCTATCAAAAAAATAGCTATTCATCATGCAGAAGGTTTGCTAAAAATAGGTGATATTCCAGTAATTATAACGGTTTCTGCTCCGCATAGAAAGGCTGCTTTTGATGCCTGTCAATATGCAATTGACACGTTAAAAGAAACAGTTCCTATTTGGAAGAAAGAGTATTTTACAGATGGAGAAGTATGGGTAAACGCACATCCATAA
- a CDS encoding GNAT family N-acetyltransferase, with product MITYTSTQTEKELLQIIELQKSNLPTNLTEEEKKTQGFVTVQHDLTILSKMHEVHPHIIAKENDTLAGYALSMSKSFREEIPILAPMFTEIDKSNRANDNYLVMGQVCVAKGFRGQGVFRGLYTHMAKVFFETFDCIITEINAKNTRSINAHSSIGFNELIRYDFEGETWVVVFMNI from the coding sequence ATGATTACTTACACCTCTACACAAACTGAAAAAGAATTACTTCAAATTATTGAATTACAAAAGAGCAATCTTCCTACTAATTTAACTGAAGAAGAAAAGAAAACACAAGGTTTTGTAACTGTACAACATGACTTAACAATATTATCAAAAATGCACGAGGTGCACCCTCATATAATAGCTAAGGAAAATGATACTCTTGCTGGCTATGCTTTGTCAATGTCTAAAAGTTTTAGAGAAGAGATTCCAATATTAGCACCTATGTTTACTGAAATTGACAAATCTAACAGAGCTAATGATAATTATCTAGTTATGGGACAAGTTTGTGTTGCTAAGGGTTTTCGTGGTCAAGGTGTTTTTAGAGGTTTGTACACCCATATGGCAAAAGTATTTTTTGAAACTTTCGATTGTATTATAACGGAGATTAATGCTAAAAACACTCGTTCAATTAACGCACATAGTAGTATTGGTTTTAACGAATTAATCCGCTACGATTTTGAAGGTGAAACTTGGGTTGTGGTATTTATGAATATATAA
- a CDS encoding PD-(D/E)XK nuclease family protein, with the protein MQSFISDTLDDILKTTKSFENVVFVLPSQRAGVFVKQALKDKISVGFLPKISNIGDFIEEVSGIRKVDSVQLLFYFYAIYKEEAKPDTFDVFSSWAFTVLQDFNEIDQHLINAREIFLYLRDIHRLRKWSVSGTFEETELMKDHFAFMEKLHKLYDLFYTFLVDRKIGYQGVIYREAVKEIATFAEKEEGKKYFFIGFNALNAAEEFLFQKMLAVGNTKVYWDIDKTFYESTHQAGSFIRKYKTTWKHYQQNPIETVANHFAGSKHIEVIGASKNITQIKYAGEILSKFSAYNNTALVLADESLLPITLNSLPKNVNAVNITMGYPLKDVPTTSLLLAIFQLFLNQEKLQKVTKGLFYYKDVIILLKNPSIYKLLVLEKGNLSDTIAEVIVVSNTTFVSQKKITSFLNEIEEPIRNTIIALFNPFSTIEDFLKRILNIIDLVKDTANELEKEYLFRFYTALVQLQNLQETFNYIQDLKTLQQFFKQLIQSESLSFQGEPLQGLQLMGVLETRVLDFENVIITSVNEGILPGNHQQNSFIPFDVKIEFGLPTYKEKDALFAYHFFRLLQRAKNIYILYNTEHDVFGSGEKSRFITQLEMMRNDIKEEIIVPELVNDTEEPKVIAKNNRVLLRLKELATKGISPSALTNYLYNPIAFYKQKVLKIKEFEEVEETVAANTMGTVVHDTLEALYKPFEGKFLSVATITEMQQKTKELIVYYFSKHFKNGDISTGKNRLIFEVANRFVINFLKQEKELLNDEANQLKIIATEQTLAATIAVEGIDFPIKIHGQVDRIDELNGVLRIIDYKTGKVEEANLKVLDFEDVRELKYHKAIQVMLYAFLYTQNKKETLGKPMEAGIFSFKNLRKGFLKMNFSSNYRNPDNTISEERLEEFMTEIKEVLKELYNPEVSFVEPTDLKY; encoded by the coding sequence ATGCAGTCCTTTATTTCCGATACCTTAGATGATATTTTAAAAACCACCAAATCTTTTGAAAATGTAGTATTTGTATTGCCTTCTCAAAGGGCAGGAGTATTTGTAAAGCAAGCGTTGAAAGATAAAATTTCGGTAGGCTTTTTACCCAAAATAAGCAATATTGGTGATTTTATAGAAGAAGTATCAGGGATTAGAAAGGTAGATTCCGTTCAACTATTGTTTTATTTCTATGCTATTTATAAGGAAGAAGCAAAGCCCGATACTTTTGATGTATTTTCTTCATGGGCATTTACCGTATTGCAAGACTTTAATGAAATAGATCAGCATTTAATAAACGCACGTGAAATATTCTTATACTTAAGAGATATTCATCGATTGCGAAAATGGTCAGTTTCCGGAACTTTTGAAGAAACAGAATTAATGAAAGATCATTTTGCGTTTATGGAAAAACTGCACAAACTCTATGATTTATTCTATACTTTTTTAGTAGATCGAAAAATAGGATACCAAGGTGTTATATATAGAGAAGCGGTAAAGGAAATAGCAACTTTTGCTGAGAAAGAAGAAGGCAAAAAATACTTTTTTATAGGGTTTAATGCCTTAAATGCGGCGGAAGAATTTTTATTTCAAAAAATGCTTGCCGTAGGAAATACTAAAGTATACTGGGATATAGATAAAACATTTTATGAGAGCACACATCAAGCAGGAAGTTTTATTAGAAAGTATAAAACTACTTGGAAGCATTATCAACAAAACCCTATAGAAACAGTAGCCAATCATTTTGCAGGAAGTAAACATATAGAGGTTATTGGAGCTTCTAAAAACATTACGCAAATAAAATATGCAGGAGAAATTCTCTCTAAGTTTTCAGCATATAACAATACAGCATTAGTATTAGCAGATGAATCATTACTGCCCATTACCTTAAATTCGTTACCTAAAAATGTAAATGCCGTTAACATTACTATGGGATATCCGTTAAAAGATGTACCAACCACTAGTTTATTGTTAGCTATTTTTCAACTTTTTCTAAATCAGGAAAAATTGCAGAAAGTAACAAAAGGACTGTTTTATTATAAAGACGTAATTATTCTATTAAAAAATCCATCCATATATAAGTTGCTAGTATTAGAAAAGGGTAATTTATCAGACACCATTGCTGAGGTGATAGTAGTAAGTAACACCACTTTTGTAAGTCAGAAAAAAATAACTTCTTTTTTAAATGAAATAGAAGAGCCTATACGAAATACAATAATCGCTTTATTCAATCCATTTAGTACAATTGAAGATTTTTTAAAGCGTATTTTAAATATAATTGATCTAGTAAAAGATACAGCAAATGAGTTAGAGAAAGAATATTTATTTCGTTTTTACACAGCGTTAGTACAGTTACAAAATTTACAAGAAACCTTTAATTATATACAAGATTTAAAAACACTACAACAGTTTTTTAAGCAACTCATTCAGTCAGAAAGTCTATCGTTTCAAGGAGAACCTTTACAAGGGTTACAGTTAATGGGAGTTTTAGAAACCCGTGTGTTAGATTTTGAAAATGTAATTATTACCTCAGTAAATGAAGGGATATTACCCGGAAATCACCAACAAAACTCATTCATACCTTTTGATGTAAAAATAGAATTTGGATTGCCTACTTATAAGGAAAAAGACGCCCTGTTTGCATATCACTTTTTTAGATTATTGCAAAGAGCTAAAAATATATACATATTGTATAATACAGAACATGATGTGTTTGGTAGTGGAGAAAAAAGTAGGTTTATTACACAGTTGGAGATGATGCGAAATGATATAAAAGAAGAGATTATAGTTCCTGAGTTGGTGAATGATACAGAAGAACCTAAAGTGATTGCTAAAAACAATCGGGTTTTATTGCGATTAAAAGAGCTGGCTACCAAAGGTATTTCACCTTCTGCTTTAACTAACTATTTATACAATCCAATAGCGTTTTACAAACAAAAGGTTTTAAAGATCAAAGAGTTTGAAGAGGTGGAAGAAACGGTAGCAGCAAATACCATGGGTACTGTAGTACATGATACTTTAGAAGCATTGTATAAACCTTTTGAAGGGAAATTTTTATCTGTGGCAACTATAACTGAAATGCAACAGAAAACAAAAGAATTGATAGTGTATTATTTTTCCAAACATTTTAAAAATGGAGATATAAGTACAGGGAAGAATCGCTTGATATTTGAAGTAGCCAATCGTTTTGTAATTAATTTCTTAAAACAAGAGAAAGAATTGTTAAACGACGAAGCAAATCAACTAAAAATAATAGCAACAGAACAAACATTAGCAGCTACTATAGCAGTTGAAGGGATAGATTTTCCAATTAAAATACATGGGCAGGTAGATAGAATAGATGAATTGAATGGTGTACTTAGAATTATAGATTATAAAACAGGAAAAGTAGAAGAAGCAAACTTAAAGGTGTTAGATTTTGAAGATGTAAGAGAATTAAAATACCATAAGGCAATTCAGGTAATGCTATATGCGTTTTTATATACTCAAAATAAAAAAGAAACATTAGGTAAACCTATGGAAGCGGGAATCTTTTCTTTTAAAAATTTAAGAAAAGGGTTTTTAAAAATGAATTTCTCTTCCAATTATCGTAATCCAGATAACACTATTTCAGAAGAACGTTTGGAAGAGTTTATGACAGAAATAAAAGAGGTATTAAAAGAATTATACAATCCTGAGGTCTCTTTTGTAGAACCTACAGATTTAAAATATTAA
- a CDS encoding amidohydrolase, translated as MTSKLHIALIQSDLVWENPEANRLAFSEKINDLPKNTDLIILPEMFTTGFTMNAHPYAETMQGETVTWMQQLAQQKNAAIVGSTIIKEEVENEVNYFNRLLFVHPTGDIEFYDKKHTFTLANEHTVYTAGTKKIHIDYKGWKICPLICYDLRFPAWARNTDYYDVLLYVASWPKPRINAWDALLKARAIENMSYTIGVNRVGTDGLNFEYSGNSVVYDTLGNCLAKKDNGEDTVLMVEIDKEQQETLRTKFSFLEDRDLFIIQ; from the coding sequence ATGACTAGTAAACTTCACATCGCTTTAATTCAATCGGATTTAGTTTGGGAAAACCCTGAAGCTAATAGACTTGCTTTTTCAGAAAAAATAAATGATTTACCTAAAAACACTGATCTTATTATTCTTCCTGAAATGTTTACCACTGGGTTTACCATGAACGCCCATCCGTATGCAGAAACTATGCAAGGTGAAACGGTCACTTGGATGCAACAACTTGCACAACAAAAAAATGCTGCCATAGTTGGAAGCACTATCATAAAAGAAGAGGTTGAAAATGAGGTAAATTATTTTAATCGATTGCTTTTTGTACATCCTACTGGGGATATTGAGTTTTATGACAAGAAACATACTTTTACACTAGCTAACGAACATACCGTTTATACTGCTGGTACAAAAAAGATTCATATTGACTATAAAGGATGGAAAATTTGTCCGCTAATTTGTTATGACCTTCGTTTTCCTGCTTGGGCTAGAAATACAGATTATTACGATGTATTACTGTATGTAGCTAGCTGGCCTAAACCTAGAATTAATGCTTGGGATGCTTTATTAAAAGCCAGAGCTATTGAAAACATGAGTTATACCATAGGCGTGAATCGTGTAGGAACAGATGGTCTTAATTTTGAGTACTCAGGAAATTCTGTTGTATATGATACCTTAGGCAATTGTTTAGCTAAAAAAGACAACGGTGAAGACACTGTTTTAATGGTTGAAATAGATAAAGAGCAACAAGAAACCTTAAGAACTAAGTTTTCTTTTTTAGAAGATCGAGATTTATTTATTATTCAGTAA
- a CDS encoding T9SS type A sorting domain-containing protein, with product MKHIYFCMAMLMAMIGYGQSFTKTHTVGTNTYELGMTFTPQNWGDVYLDVVLKNTGTTDLDIRNSVIRFLSSHAAVYRSVNTNSNATFPEVSIDHKAQGEQTINSALLSLTTEDWVDNILATNETLNLSLNLKAVDSGSFESIANDMRFYPESEVPLLFVTVNASVSGNDGEMVTIVYKNKVTDISGQLKTNSSLEKPLRVNQEYAIWATDFVSGNSYYTSQYTEASPLSFTPSTSNKNVTVAFTKSAADVASVTVTVSGLPNGVAAPITLKNKTNHSITYNSTITNGSTTIENVLKGEYTVTLNRVAENNSLYTPQYTETLTVGNASSLEVTYTASDLFPFTVKGFPEYLAQGTITSASESIDGNFKSPLDVLFKYSGIDGAGDRGKIPSMIPAKNTIEQARRLEKKQPGRKILPVMVHYTANASGGGSLEAIKDIDENENLYYHYRNLIQEIKTILSYEDAEHPNPGAFVISPDLIGAIQQDVVFGNDHDITTMQIDVNEDIAKAFKDENINISEIPTFTDDLKGYFQSINYTIKHVGECKIPFGYQENVWAAGSALWVFENANEANDAVSEAIEVANFINSLELYTGEWKPDFIAFDRYERDCFGPDAVLNYAWTAKHWDKYLVFCKEIAERIGDMPIMLWQIPAGHMVTNDETITNYSIPRHSSAAAPYFLGDDRIGTNLNNIHADVRNIPLTSGHYNASSVGELLAKDGNYDWSKSNLQRLADMKVFSILWGGGSTTGVAAIGTNGDDDGWMANKITKYYENVVYNTKEAPTYTIPNACGGVLNVEESVLETSNIYVYPNPVADKLYASQNTSFNDFSVQVYDITGRIIQKVNIFEKYIDVSQLPVGIYVIKINTDNNQNIIAKFIKE from the coding sequence ATGAAACACATTTATTTTTGTATGGCCATGCTAATGGCTATGATTGGTTATGGTCAATCTTTTACCAAAACACACACTGTAGGTACTAATACTTACGAATTAGGAATGACATTTACACCTCAAAACTGGGGTGATGTATATTTAGATGTAGTATTAAAAAACACAGGAACAACGGATTTAGATATCCGTAACTCCGTAATTCGTTTTTTATCATCACATGCAGCCGTATATAGGAGCGTAAATACCAATAGTAATGCTACATTTCCAGAAGTATCTATAGATCACAAAGCACAAGGAGAGCAAACCATTAATTCAGCATTGTTAAGTTTAACCACGGAAGACTGGGTAGATAATATTTTAGCAACTAATGAAACCTTGAATTTAAGTTTAAACTTAAAAGCAGTAGATAGTGGTAGTTTTGAAAGCATTGCTAATGACATGCGTTTTTACCCAGAAAGCGAAGTGCCGTTACTATTTGTTACGGTAAACGCCAGTGTAAGTGGAAACGATGGAGAAATGGTAACCATTGTTTATAAGAATAAAGTAACGGATATATCAGGACAATTAAAAACAAATAGTTCATTAGAAAAGCCATTAAGAGTAAACCAAGAGTATGCTATTTGGGCAACTGATTTTGTGTCAGGTAATTCATATTACACCAGTCAGTACACAGAAGCTAGCCCTTTATCATTTACACCAAGTACAAGCAATAAAAACGTTACTGTTGCTTTTACTAAATCTGCCGCAGATGTAGCATCGGTTACTGTAACAGTATCAGGATTGCCAAATGGTGTAGCAGCCCCTATTACATTAAAAAACAAAACAAACCATAGCATTACGTATAATAGCACCATAACTAATGGTAGTACTACTATAGAAAATGTATTAAAAGGAGAATATACTGTAACCTTAAATAGAGTGGCGGAAAATAACTCATTATACACGCCACAGTATACCGAAACATTAACAGTAGGGAATGCTAGTAGTTTAGAGGTAACATATACAGCTAGTGATTTATTTCCATTTACAGTAAAAGGTTTTCCTGAGTATTTAGCCCAAGGGACTATTACAAGTGCTTCTGAATCAATTGATGGAAACTTTAAATCACCATTAGATGTATTGTTTAAATATTCAGGAATAGATGGAGCTGGAGATAGAGGTAAAATTCCATCAATGATACCAGCAAAAAATACGATTGAACAAGCTAGACGATTAGAGAAAAAGCAACCAGGTAGAAAAATATTACCAGTAATGGTGCATTATACGGCTAACGCCAGTGGAGGAGGTTCTTTAGAAGCAATTAAAGATATAGATGAAAATGAAAATCTTTATTACCATTACCGTAACTTAATTCAAGAGATTAAAACCATATTAAGTTATGAAGATGCAGAGCATCCAAATCCAGGTGCTTTTGTAATCAGCCCAGATTTAATTGGAGCTATTCAGCAAGATGTAGTATTTGGAAATGACCATGATATTACTACAATGCAAATTGATGTAAATGAGGATATAGCAAAAGCTTTTAAAGATGAAAATATAAATATTAGCGAAATACCAACATTTACAGATGATTTAAAAGGGTACTTCCAATCAATAAACTATACCATAAAACATGTTGGAGAATGTAAAATACCTTTTGGATACCAAGAAAATGTATGGGCAGCTGGATCAGCATTATGGGTGTTTGAAAATGCGAATGAAGCCAATGATGCAGTAAGTGAAGCAATAGAAGTAGCTAACTTTATCAATTCATTAGAATTATATACTGGAGAATGGAAACCAGATTTTATAGCTTTTGATAGGTATGAAAGAGACTGCTTTGGTCCTGATGCTGTATTGAATTATGCATGGACAGCAAAACATTGGGATAAGTATTTAGTGTTTTGTAAAGAAATAGCAGAAAGAATAGGAGACATGCCTATTATGTTATGGCAAATTCCTGCTGGACATATGGTAACGAACGACGAAACAATTACCAATTATAGTATTCCAAGACATTCTTCAGCAGCAGCTCCTTACTTTTTAGGAGATGATAGAATAGGAACCAACTTAAATAATATTCATGCAGACGTACGTAATATTCCGCTTACTTCAGGACACTATAATGCAAGTTCAGTAGGAGAATTATTAGCTAAAGATGGTAACTACGATTGGAGTAAATCTAACCTACAACGTTTAGCAGATATGAAAGTCTTTTCAATTCTTTGGGGTGGCGGTTCAACTACAGGCGTTGCAGCTATTGGAACAAATGGTGATGATGATGGTTGGATGGCCAATAAAATAACAAAGTATTATGAAAATGTAGTGTACAATACTAAAGAGGCACCAACCTATACAATTCCTAATGCATGTGGAGGTGTGTTAAATGTAGAAGAATCTGTATTAGAAACATCAAATATATATGTATATCCTAACCCAGTTGCAGATAAATTATATGCTTCGCAAAACACATCGTTTAACGATTTTTCAGTACAGGTGTATGATATAACTGGAAGAATAATACAAAAAGTAAACATATTTGAAAAATATATAGACGTATCGCAATTACCTGTAGGAATTTACGTTATAAAGATAAATACAGACAACAACCAAAACATAATAGCAAAGTTTATAAAAGAATAA
- a CDS encoding type II toxin-antitoxin system RelE/ParE family toxin: protein MSYVIKLLPVVYQDLQKAKQWYNEQKEGLGEEFKSEINKEFAYIKEYPSHYQKKYKDLRQSLTPRFPYAIFYLLEEDKKRIIVFGVLHTRRNPEVARERMK, encoded by the coding sequence GTGAGTTATGTTATAAAGTTGCTTCCTGTTGTTTATCAAGATTTGCAAAAAGCAAAACAATGGTATAATGAACAAAAAGAAGGATTAGGAGAGGAGTTTAAGTCTGAAATTAATAAGGAGTTTGCTTATATAAAAGAATATCCATCACATTATCAGAAAAAGTATAAAGATTTACGTCAATCTTTAACACCACGTTTTCCGTATGCTATATTTTATTTGTTGGAAGAAGATAAAAAGAGAATTATTGTTTTTGGTGTTTTGCATACTCGAAGGAACCCAGAAGTAGCAAGAGAAAGAATGAAATAA
- a CDS encoding addiction module protein translates to MDLSSRKYHFIQELINVDKETIMDALERVLKKEKEQHQEISSINKQELDKRIESYKNNSSDLLDWEDIKDNW, encoded by the coding sequence ATGGATTTATCTTCAAGAAAATACCATTTTATACAAGAGCTTATAAACGTTGATAAAGAAACGATTATGGATGCTTTGGAACGTGTTTTAAAAAAAGAAAAAGAACAACATCAAGAAATATCTTCAATAAATAAGCAAGAGCTAGACAAACGTATAGAAAGTTATAAAAACAACTCATCGGATTTATTAGACTGGGAAGATATAAAAGATAACTGGTAG
- a CDS encoding RHS repeat-associated core domain-containing protein, producing the protein MGKCSKLARTEIIEESNYYPFGLKHKGYNNKVSSLGSSKAQKYKYNGKELQDELGINMYDYGARFYDPATGRWFTPDAMAEKYYNQSLYTYTLNNPVYYIDPDGNQVAMCCDSLIGFVATMVDNTFGNTLDTGSASYGTGVQSAHAVSQVGGTFLQLKGTFDIGAGGTGMAATTSVTVGSGGTLSVGTAPGFAASASLTVAGVAEKVVGSAWVNNSKNNMQADGTKFNRGGLLVHRKKQQI; encoded by the coding sequence ATTGGAAAATGCAGTAAATTAGCTCGTACTGAAATTATAGAAGAATCAAATTATTACCCTTTTGGGTTGAAGCATAAGGGGTATAATAATAAAGTATCTTCGTTAGGTAGCTCAAAAGCACAGAAGTACAAGTACAATGGTAAAGAATTACAAGATGAGTTAGGAATTAACATGTATGATTATGGGGCAAGATTTTACGACCCTGCTACAGGTAGATGGTTTACACCTGATGCTATGGCAGAGAAATATTACAATCAATCCTTATACACATACACGCTTAACAATCCTGTTTATTATATTGACCCAGATGGAAATCAGGTTGCAATGTGTTGTGATTCCTTAATAGGTTTTGTAGCAACAATGGTTGATAATACTTTTGGAAATACTTTAGACACAGGTAGCGCTTCCTATGGTACAGGTGTTCAGTCAGCACATGCAGTATCACAAGTAGGGGGTACATTTTTACAACTAAAAGGAACATTTGATATAGGTGCTGGTGGTACAGGAATGGCAGCAACAACATCAGTTACAGTTGGTAGTGGAGGAACACTTTCTGTAGGTACTGCACCCGGTTTTGCTGCTAGTGCAAGTTTAACTGTAGCTGGTGTAGCAGAAAAAGTAGTAGGTTCAGCTTGGGTTAATAATAGTAAAAATAACATGCAAGCTGATGGGACTAAGTTTAATAGAGGGGGGCTTCTAGTTCATCGAAAAAAGCAACAAATCTAG